The following proteins are co-located in the Diaphorobacter sp. HDW4B genome:
- the ribH gene encoding 6,7-dimethyl-8-ribityllumazine synthase — MQGANKGSNIPLDGEGLTIGIVQARFNEDITNALFDACHAELIKLGVDADSIDHITVPGALEVPLALQTLANRGEYDALIALGCIIRGETYHFELVANESGAGVTRIGLDYDLPIANAILTTENMEQAVARQTEKGADAARVAVEMALLVNQLAIPEDELDNLLNGEQ, encoded by the coding sequence ATGCAAGGCGCAAACAAAGGCTCCAACATCCCTCTGGACGGCGAAGGCCTGACCATCGGCATCGTTCAGGCCCGCTTCAATGAAGACATCACGAACGCGCTGTTCGATGCATGCCATGCTGAGCTGATCAAGCTCGGCGTGGATGCCGACAGCATCGACCACATCACCGTGCCCGGCGCGCTGGAAGTGCCGCTGGCGCTGCAGACGCTGGCCAATCGCGGTGAATACGACGCGTTGATCGCTCTCGGCTGCATCATCCGCGGCGAGACCTACCACTTCGAGTTGGTGGCCAACGAATCCGGCGCGGGCGTGACCCGCATCGGCCTCGACTACGACCTGCCGATCGCCAACGCGATTCTCACTACCGAGAACATGGAACAAGCCGTCGCGCGCCAGACCGAAAAAGGTGCTGACGCCGCGCGCGTGGCCGTCGAGATGGCGCTGCTGGTGAACCAGCTCGCCATTCCCGAAGATGAACTGGACAACCTTTTGAATGGAGAGCAGTGA
- a CDS encoding SDR family NAD(P)-dependent oxidoreductase, with translation MAIRFDGKVAIVTGAGGGLGKQHALALAARGAKVLVNDLGGAVDGSGGSVSAAEAVVAEIRAAGGEAIANGASVTDFAAVQAMVQQAIDIWARVDILVNNAGILRDKSFAKMDMADFRLVVDVHLMGAANCCKAVWPYMIEQKYGRIVMTTSSTGLYGNFGQTNYGAAKLAQVGMMQTLAIEGAKYGIHVNALAPTAHTRMTEGLMPQQVLDALTPESVVPAMLVLAHESAPTRTILLAGAGSFEAAQITMTEGIHLGVGPDVPEKLAEQLAAVTDPAGQKVPQGGMEQGAHEFEKALAAAQSGH, from the coding sequence ATGGCAATTCGCTTTGATGGCAAGGTGGCAATTGTGACCGGCGCAGGCGGCGGTCTGGGCAAACAGCATGCATTGGCGCTGGCCGCGCGCGGTGCCAAGGTGCTGGTCAACGATCTGGGCGGGGCGGTGGACGGCAGCGGCGGCTCGGTGAGCGCCGCCGAAGCCGTGGTGGCCGAGATTCGCGCTGCTGGTGGCGAGGCGATTGCCAATGGCGCGTCGGTGACCGACTTTGCCGCCGTGCAGGCCATGGTGCAGCAGGCCATCGACATCTGGGCCCGCGTCGACATCCTCGTGAACAACGCGGGCATTCTGCGCGACAAGTCGTTTGCCAAGATGGACATGGCGGATTTCCGCTTGGTCGTCGATGTGCACCTGATGGGTGCAGCCAACTGCTGCAAGGCGGTGTGGCCATACATGATCGAGCAGAAATACGGCCGCATCGTGATGACGACATCCTCCACGGGCCTGTACGGCAACTTCGGTCAGACCAACTACGGTGCGGCCAAGCTCGCGCAGGTCGGCATGATGCAGACGCTGGCCATTGAAGGCGCGAAGTACGGCATTCACGTGAACGCGCTCGCGCCCACGGCCCACACCCGAATGACTGAAGGCCTGATGCCGCAGCAGGTGCTGGATGCCCTCACGCCCGAGTCCGTCGTGCCCGCCATGCTGGTGCTGGCCCACGAGAGCGCGCCCACGCGCACCATCCTGCTGGCGGGGGCTGGCTCGTTCGAGGCAGCGCAGATCACCATGACTGAGGGTATCCATCTAGGTGTGGGCCCGGACGTTCCGGAGAAACTGGCCGAGCAGTTGGCTGCAGTGACCGATCCCGCCGGCCAGAAGGTGCCACAGGGCGGGATGGAGCAGGGCGCGCACGAGTTCGAAAAGGCCTTGGCTGCGGCCCAAAGTGGGCACTGA
- a CDS encoding pyridoxal phosphate-dependent aminotransferase, whose product MKFSQRAERIEPFYVMEVAKAAQQLAREVAGTSNPMIFLNIGEPDFTAPPLVQEAADRAVRAGITQYTNALGLEALREKISEWYLTRFGVNVPARRIVVTAGASAALQLACLALIEKGDEILMPDPSYPCNRHFVSAADGNAVLIPTTAEERYQLSAAKVEAAWGEKTRGVLLASPSNPTGTSIAPDELRSIHKVVQERGGITIIDEIYLGLSYDDAFGQTALAIDDNIISINSFSKYFNMTGWRLGWMVVPDAMVPVIERMAQNLFICASTISQHAALACFEPDSIAEYEQRRAQFKARRDYFIPALNELGLSVPVMPDGAFYAWADCTQAAEKIGVNGSWDFALEVMKRSHLAITPGRDFGTADTSRFVRFSTANSMAQLQEAVARLKQLIG is encoded by the coding sequence ATGAAATTCTCACAGCGCGCGGAACGTATTGAACCTTTTTACGTGATGGAAGTGGCCAAGGCCGCGCAGCAACTCGCCCGTGAAGTCGCAGGAACCTCCAACCCGATGATCTTCCTGAACATCGGCGAGCCCGACTTCACCGCGCCCCCACTCGTGCAGGAAGCGGCCGACCGCGCCGTGCGCGCAGGCATCACCCAGTACACCAACGCCCTCGGCCTCGAAGCCCTGCGCGAGAAGATCAGCGAGTGGTATCTCACCCGCTTCGGCGTGAATGTTCCGGCCCGCCGCATCGTCGTGACGGCTGGCGCATCGGCCGCGCTGCAATTGGCATGTCTCGCACTCATCGAAAAGGGCGACGAGATCCTGATGCCCGACCCGAGCTATCCGTGCAACCGCCACTTCGTGAGCGCTGCGGACGGCAATGCGGTGCTGATTCCAACGACCGCCGAAGAACGCTACCAACTGAGCGCCGCCAAGGTCGAAGCCGCCTGGGGCGAGAAGACACGCGGCGTGCTGCTGGCCTCGCCATCGAACCCGACCGGCACCTCGATCGCGCCCGACGAGCTGCGCAGCATCCACAAGGTGGTGCAGGAACGCGGCGGCATCACCATCATCGACGAGATCTACCTTGGCCTGTCGTACGACGATGCCTTCGGTCAGACGGCGCTGGCCATCGACGACAACATCATCAGCATCAACAGCTTCAGCAAGTACTTCAACATGACGGGCTGGCGTCTGGGCTGGATGGTCGTGCCCGATGCCATGGTGCCGGTGATCGAACGCATGGCGCAGAACCTGTTCATCTGTGCAAGCACGATTTCGCAGCATGCCGCGCTCGCCTGTTTCGAGCCGGACAGCATCGCCGAATACGAACAGCGCCGCGCGCAGTTCAAGGCACGTCGCGACTACTTCATTCCGGCACTCAACGAGCTCGGCCTGTCGGTTCCGGTCATGCCCGACGGCGCGTTCTACGCCTGGGCCGACTGCACGCAGGCTGCCGAGAAAATAGGCGTCAACGGCAGTTGGGACTTTGCACTGGAAGTGATGAAGCGCTCACATCTGGCGATCACCCCGGGCCGCGATTTCGGCACTGCGGACACCAGTCGCTTCGTGCGCTTCTCGACCGCCAATTCGATGGCCCAGTTGCAGGAAGCGGTGGCCCGCCTCAAGCAGCTCATCGGCTGA
- the tolQ gene encoding protein TolQ: protein MMNQDMSIASLVLNASWVVQLVMLLLLGVSVASWAAIFRKLFALKRVKELNEEFERDFWSGNSLNDLYASAAQNAKQAGPMERIFASGMREYQKLRERRISDPGTLLDGARRAMRASFQREMDVVESSLSFLGSVASVSPYVGLFGTVWGIMHAFTGFAGMEQVTLANVAPGIAEALVATAIGLFAAIPAVIAYNRFARDIDRVATHQETFIEEFSNILQRNLGGHPGTSTGH, encoded by the coding sequence ATCATGAATCAAGACATGTCCATCGCGAGCCTGGTGCTCAATGCCAGCTGGGTGGTTCAACTCGTCATGCTTTTGCTGCTCGGTGTCTCCGTGGCAAGCTGGGCAGCCATTTTCCGCAAGCTGTTTGCGCTCAAGCGCGTCAAGGAACTCAACGAAGAGTTCGAGCGCGACTTCTGGTCGGGCAACAGCCTCAATGACCTCTACGCCAGCGCCGCACAGAACGCCAAGCAGGCCGGCCCGATGGAACGCATCTTCGCCAGCGGCATGCGCGAATACCAGAAGCTGCGCGAGCGCCGCATCAGCGATCCCGGCACCCTGCTCGACGGCGCACGCCGCGCCATGCGCGCGAGCTTCCAGCGCGAGATGGACGTGGTCGAATCCAGCCTCTCGTTCCTTGGCTCCGTCGCATCGGTCAGCCCGTACGTCGGTCTGTTCGGCACCGTCTGGGGGATCATGCACGCCTTCACCGGCTTCGCGGGCATGGAGCAAGTCACGCTCGCCAACGTCGCACCAGGCATTGCCGAAGCGCTCGTGGCCACCGCCATCGGTCTGTTCGCCGCCATCCCGGCCGTGATCGCCTACAACCGTTTCGCGCGTGACATCGACCGCGTCGCCACCCATCAGGAAACCTTCATCGAAGAGTTCTCCAACATCCTGCAGCGCAACTTGGGCGGCCATCCCGGCACGTCCACCGGTCACTGA
- the ribBA gene encoding bifunctional 3,4-dihydroxy-2-butanone-4-phosphate synthase/GTP cyclohydrolase II, translating into MNSPLTPVPVSSVEEIVAEMRAGRIVILVDEEDRENEGDLVLASDHVTPEAINFMAKFGRGLICLTLSRERCELLKLPPMVARNGTKMGTAFTVSIEAAEGVTTGISAADRSRTVQAAVAKNATAADLVQPGHIFPLQAVDGGVLMRAGHTEAGCDLAAMAGCSPSAVICEVMKDDGTMARLPDLQLFAAEHGLKIGTIADLIQYRSSHESLVQKVSSRELQTAYGTFTAHAFHESTSNSVHLALVQGAWSADDSVPVRVHEPLSVLDALEINRSMHSWSLQSSLEYIAKQGKGVAVLLNCGESGEQLLEQFDGKARSAHAPERGRMDLRSYGVGAQILREIGVQKMQLLGQPRRMPSMAGYGLEITGYIPKD; encoded by the coding sequence ATGAATTCCCCCCTCACGCCTGTGCCGGTTTCCTCCGTTGAAGAAATCGTGGCCGAAATGCGCGCTGGACGCATCGTCATTCTGGTGGACGAAGAAGACCGCGAGAACGAAGGCGATCTGGTGCTCGCCTCCGATCATGTGACGCCCGAGGCCATCAACTTCATGGCCAAGTTCGGTCGTGGCCTGATCTGCCTGACGCTGAGCCGCGAACGCTGCGAACTGCTCAAGCTGCCGCCCATGGTGGCGCGCAACGGCACGAAGATGGGCACCGCTTTCACCGTGTCGATCGAAGCCGCCGAGGGCGTGACCACCGGCATCTCCGCCGCTGACCGTTCGCGCACCGTGCAGGCCGCCGTCGCGAAGAACGCCACCGCTGCCGATCTGGTTCAGCCCGGTCACATCTTCCCTCTGCAAGCCGTGGACGGCGGCGTGCTCATGCGCGCCGGTCACACCGAAGCCGGTTGCGACCTGGCCGCCATGGCAGGCTGCTCGCCCTCTGCCGTGATCTGCGAAGTGATGAAGGATGACGGCACGATGGCCCGTCTGCCCGACCTGCAGTTGTTTGCTGCTGAACACGGTCTCAAGATCGGCACCATCGCCGACCTGATCCAATACCGCAGCAGCCACGAATCACTGGTGCAGAAGGTCAGCTCGCGCGAGCTGCAGACCGCCTACGGCACCTTCACCGCACACGCTTTCCACGAATCCACCAGCAACTCCGTGCACCTGGCGCTGGTTCAAGGCGCGTGGAGCGCTGACGACAGCGTGCCGGTGCGCGTGCATGAGCCGCTTTCCGTGCTCGACGCGCTGGAAATCAACCGCTCCATGCATTCGTGGAGCCTGCAATCGAGCCTTGAATACATCGCCAAACAAGGCAAGGGCGTGGCCGTGCTGCTGAACTGCGGTGAAAGCGGCGAACAACTGCTCGAACAATTCGATGGCAAGGCCCGCTCGGCCCATGCGCCCGAACGCGGCCGCATGGACCTGCGCTCGTATGGCGTGGGCGCGCAGATCCTGCGCGAAATCGGCGTGCAGAAAATGCAACTCCTCGGTCAACCGCGCCGCATGCCCAGCATGGCTGGCTACGGTCTCGAAATCACCGGCTACATCCCCAAGGACTGA
- the gshA gene encoding glutamate--cysteine ligase → MTNTLQQHIAGLSKERLAGMRRGIEKEGLRALPTGALALTPHPKGLGSALTHPHITTDYSESQLELITGVQPSVQECLDELVEVHQFVHRELTSHCNDETLWVSSMPCVLPTDETIPLGRYGLSNSGRSKSVYRMGLGHRYGRRMQTISGIHYNWSLPGVTSEEYFGLIRNFRRHAFVLLYLFGASPALCPSFVEGRQHALKPLADGRRALYLPHATSLRMGRLGYQSDAQATLAVSYNGLEGYANSLHEALTRPYPAYEQVGVRNPGGEYNQLGTSLLQIENEFYGTIRPKRTTKSGERPLHALRERGVEYVEVRLMDLDPFESVGINADTMRVLDVFLLHCLYSDSPPDTPEEITQLKNNQHLTAERGREPGLQLVKNGKNIALVEWGQQVLEECLPIAAALDAAEGSDAHAKALQAAIKLFQSPDSTPSAHVLRELTAQYDNNFIAFTSAHSQAARDALMNRPWTQAQQQRYVAMSDKSVAAQRAIEEADDMPFEAWRERYMSVEQLG, encoded by the coding sequence ATGACAAATACCTTGCAACAGCACATCGCCGGACTCTCGAAGGAGCGTCTGGCGGGCATGCGTCGCGGCATTGAAAAAGAGGGGTTGCGGGCACTGCCCACTGGCGCTCTGGCATTGACACCACATCCCAAGGGATTGGGGTCGGCCCTGACACATCCACACATCACCACCGACTACAGCGAGTCGCAGCTTGAACTCATCACGGGTGTGCAGCCTTCGGTGCAGGAATGCCTGGACGAACTGGTCGAGGTGCACCAGTTCGTGCACCGTGAGCTGACATCGCACTGCAACGATGAGACGCTGTGGGTGTCGAGCATGCCCTGCGTGCTGCCCACGGACGAGACGATTCCGCTGGGGCGCTATGGCCTGTCGAATTCGGGCCGCTCCAAGAGCGTGTACCGCATGGGCCTCGGCCACCGCTATGGCCGCCGCATGCAGACGATTTCGGGCATCCACTACAACTGGTCGCTGCCCGGCGTGACGAGCGAAGAGTACTTCGGCCTGATCCGCAATTTCCGTCGCCACGCGTTCGTGCTGCTGTATCTGTTTGGCGCATCACCTGCGCTGTGCCCCAGCTTTGTCGAAGGCCGTCAGCATGCGCTCAAGCCGCTCGCCGATGGCAGGCGCGCGCTGTATCTGCCGCATGCCACGTCGCTGCGCATGGGTCGGCTTGGTTATCAGAGCGATGCGCAGGCCACGCTGGCCGTCAGCTACAACGGTCTGGAAGGCTACGCGAACTCGCTGCACGAAGCGCTCACACGTCCTTATCCCGCGTATGAGCAGGTCGGCGTTCGCAATCCCGGTGGCGAGTACAACCAGCTTGGCACCAGCCTGCTGCAGATCGAAAACGAGTTCTACGGCACGATTCGCCCCAAGCGCACGACCAAGAGCGGCGAGCGTCCGCTGCACGCGCTGCGCGAGCGCGGCGTGGAGTATGTCGAGGTGCGTCTGATGGATCTCGACCCGTTCGAGTCGGTCGGCATCAACGCCGACACCATGCGCGTGCTCGACGTGTTCCTGCTGCACTGCCTGTACTCCGACAGCCCGCCGGACACGCCCGAAGAAATCACGCAGCTCAAGAACAACCAGCACCTGACGGCAGAACGTGGCCGCGAGCCCGGTCTGCAACTGGTGAAGAACGGCAAGAACATTGCGCTGGTCGAATGGGGTCAGCAGGTGCTCGAAGAATGCCTGCCGATTGCCGCAGCGCTCGACGCCGCAGAAGGCAGCGATGCCCATGCCAAGGCGCTGCAGGCAGCCATCAAGCTGTTCCAGTCGCCCGACAGCACGCCGTCCGCCCATGTGCTGCGCGAACTCACTGCGCAGTACGACAACAACTTCATCGCCTTCACCAGCGCGCACTCGCAGGCCGCGCGCGATGCACTGATGAACCGTCCGTGGACACAGGCGCAGCAGCAGCGCTATGTGGCGATGAGCGACAAATCGGTGGCCGCGCAACGCGCCATCGAAGAAGCCGACGACATGCCTTTCGAAGCATGGCGCGAGCGCTACATGTCCGTGGAGCAGCTTGGATGA
- a CDS encoding ExbD/TolR family protein, which yields MPAMASRGGSRRRSMNEINMVPFIDVMLVLLIIFMVTAPMMTPSSVPVPSVGKGSKMPKTFGQVIVQKDGSLTLKTDGNERTISLQALGNAARTWQKDQEEDTPVLITADKTVSYESVMKAMDALQRAGVQRVGLTVKSSGN from the coding sequence ATGCCCGCAATGGCTTCCCGAGGCGGTTCGCGTCGCCGCTCCATGAACGAGATCAACATGGTTCCGTTCATCGACGTGATGCTCGTGCTGCTCATCATCTTCATGGTCACCGCGCCCATGATGACGCCCAGCTCGGTGCCCGTGCCCTCTGTCGGCAAAGGCTCCAAGATGCCCAAGACCTTCGGTCAGGTCATCGTTCAGAAGGACGGCAGCTTGACGCTCAAGACCGACGGCAACGAACGCACCATCTCGCTGCAGGCGCTGGGCAATGCGGCCCGCACCTGGCAGAAGGATCAGGAAGAGGACACGCCCGTCCTGATTACCGCCGACAAGACCGTGAGTTATGAATCCGTGATGAAGGCCATGGACGCACTGCAGCGCGCAGGCGTACAACGTGTCGGCCTCACCGTGAAATCGTCTGGCAACTGA
- the nusB gene encoding transcription antitermination factor NusB, translated as MSDLNAPRPPRQSRKGTTSTGARKAASKSGRSRAREFALQALYQYIVSGNEPASIDLFTRDLAGFHKADAAHYDAVLHGCITTAEELDKLIEPKLDRKLSEISPIEHAVMWIGVYEFLHCMDVPWRVVLNECIELAKEFGGTDGHKYVNGVLNGLAPQLREKEVAADKQKAPAEPTE; from the coding sequence ATGAGTGATCTGAACGCACCCCGCCCTCCCCGTCAGTCGCGCAAGGGCACGACCAGCACTGGCGCTCGCAAAGCCGCCTCCAAGTCGGGCCGCAGCCGCGCGCGCGAATTCGCGCTGCAAGCGCTGTACCAGTACATCGTGAGCGGCAACGAGCCCGCATCGATCGACCTGTTCACCCGCGACCTCGCAGGCTTTCACAAGGCCGACGCCGCGCACTACGACGCCGTGCTGCATGGCTGCATCACCACCGCCGAAGAACTGGACAAGCTGATCGAACCCAAGCTCGACCGCAAGCTCTCCGAAATCTCCCCCATCGAACATGCCGTGATGTGGATCGGCGTCTACGAATTCCTGCACTGCATGGACGTGCCATGGCGCGTCGTGCTCAACGAATGCATCGAACTCGCCAAGGAATTCGGCGGCACCGACGGCCACAAATATGTGAACGGCGTGCTCAACGGCCTGGCCCCGCAGCTGCGCGAAAAGGAAGTCGCCGCAGACAAGCAAAAAGCCCCGGCGGAACCCACCGAGTAA
- the ybgC gene encoding tol-pal system-associated acyl-CoA thioesterase, producing the protein MAFEWPVRIYWEDTDAGGIVFYANYLKFFERARTEWLRSIGFGQHNMREQTGGMFVVTGADLRYHRPARLDDELIVTASVSEMGRASLTIEQKALLKPAQMNHASSPQLLCEASIRIGWVDAATMRPSRIPGTLLEQLSS; encoded by the coding sequence GTGGCATTTGAATGGCCCGTCAGAATTTATTGGGAGGACACGGATGCGGGCGGCATTGTGTTCTACGCCAACTATCTGAAGTTCTTCGAACGTGCGCGCACCGAGTGGCTGCGCTCCATCGGTTTCGGCCAGCACAACATGCGGGAACAAACGGGTGGAATGTTTGTCGTAACCGGTGCCGATCTGCGTTATCACCGCCCCGCCCGACTGGACGATGAACTGATTGTTACTGCCTCTGTCAGCGAAATGGGCAGAGCTTCGTTAACAATAGAACAGAAGGCGCTCCTCAAGCCAGCGCAGATGAATCACGCTTCCTCCCCCCAACTTTTATGTGAAGCTTCCATCCGCATTGGCTGGGTGGACGCCGCCACCATGCGCCCGTCGCGCATTCCTGGCACTCTTTTGGAACAACTCTCATCATGA
- a CDS encoding 2Fe-2S iron-sulfur cluster binding domain-containing protein: protein MSSTPNVAPFFIAKVGDDGTQVDAWPDQPLLTSLEQGGVDWPSSCRNGTCRTCIGFLSKGEVRYEIEWPGLSPEEKAEGWVLPCCAYPLTDLQIENSSI, encoded by the coding sequence ATGAGTTCCACACCCAACGTCGCCCCCTTCTTCATCGCCAAAGTGGGAGACGATGGAACGCAAGTGGATGCCTGGCCCGACCAGCCGCTGCTCACCTCGCTGGAGCAAGGTGGCGTGGACTGGCCCAGTTCCTGCCGCAATGGCACCTGCCGCACCTGCATCGGTTTTCTCTCCAAGGGCGAGGTGCGCTACGAAATCGAATGGCCGGGCCTGTCGCCCGAAGAAAAGGCCGAAGGCTGGGTGCTGCCCTGCTGCGCCTATCCTCTGACCGATCTGCAGATCGAGAACTCGTCTATCTGA
- a CDS encoding FUSC family protein, which yields MNPMAARMPRVAFEERARAILRVLLSYYMTNGYAVALGYLLISAGVGLVLGTEAGAAAALGAVVAIPPDVAGPRKGKFRQMIPTPIIGVPLFFAVQMLHSSPLELGILIIVGTFIVFLGMAWGKKGAPIAIALMFAMIFSLAVPPNEEVKRLSAALSVTGYFALGAFLYVLYSCVVHRWLNPRYRVLLLADTLLSLADLMRLQARQFGEDTPETRSEASGGLISRLLARQAALADQIQSTRDVVFESPDTLPRQRLAAMLLHVLDMRDHMIACGLDLDTLKQHAGHNVVLTQMHDLLILLSRETDMLADAMLFGREPERPMDYRAQLEDLRWAVDEDAMQSDPNRLITSRNPSPDALVHSLADRMANLNDEVQRLFVLARGEGKPNLAAVRTSWHLFVSPVAWSIKPFYTLWSWGAPALRHAVRAALAIGTAYVISLLLPWGTHEYWIFLTIVVVLRGSLAQTLERRNLRVGGTLLGCVLALSILSLHPGYLAMILCLTVAQSVAHGLALRMYLYTAVAATVLGLIQSHMISASSSTVFALFERTVDTLLGAGIAWLFSYVLPSWERSQIPNLVRRVVKSQIDHARTALDLIQLDAVDNTPELKWRLARKDAYDSLTALVLAAERSLKEPRAVRPPLQPLELLQAHAYQMLAQLTAVKTLLLMRRGNLNRERLEQPLTRAMERITNLLSGKEVIVDTIDADEPAEPVREPTFAPGPEHVPQAWDADLMPWFERRLEQAILLAAQIRKDADQLLGK from the coding sequence ATGAACCCCATGGCGGCGCGGATGCCACGCGTTGCCTTTGAGGAGCGCGCACGCGCCATTCTGCGTGTGCTGCTCAGCTACTACATGACCAACGGCTATGCCGTGGCGCTGGGCTATCTGCTGATCTCGGCAGGCGTGGGTCTGGTGCTCGGCACCGAGGCCGGTGCGGCTGCGGCGCTCGGCGCCGTGGTCGCCATTCCGCCTGACGTGGCGGGGCCGCGCAAGGGCAAGTTCCGGCAGATGATTCCCACGCCCATCATCGGCGTGCCGCTGTTCTTTGCCGTGCAGATGCTGCACAGCTCGCCGCTGGAGCTCGGCATTCTGATCATCGTTGGCACCTTCATCGTCTTCCTCGGAATGGCCTGGGGAAAGAAGGGCGCTCCGATCGCGATTGCGCTCATGTTTGCGATGATTTTCTCGCTGGCCGTGCCGCCCAACGAAGAGGTCAAGCGACTCTCTGCCGCGCTCAGCGTGACGGGCTATTTCGCGCTCGGCGCGTTTCTGTATGTGCTGTATTCGTGCGTCGTCCATCGCTGGTTGAACCCGCGTTATCGCGTGCTGCTGCTGGCCGATACGCTGCTGTCGCTGGCCGACCTCATGCGTCTGCAGGCACGGCAGTTCGGCGAGGACACGCCCGAGACGCGCAGCGAGGCTTCGGGCGGGCTCATCAGCCGCCTGTTGGCGCGCCAGGCGGCACTGGCCGATCAGATCCAGTCCACGCGCGATGTGGTCTTCGAGTCGCCCGACACGCTGCCGCGCCAGCGCCTTGCGGCCATGCTGCTGCACGTGCTCGACATGCGCGATCACATGATCGCCTGCGGGCTCGATCTCGACACGCTCAAGCAGCACGCGGGCCACAACGTCGTGCTCACGCAGATGCATGACCTGCTGATTCTGCTGTCCAGAGAAACCGACATGCTGGCCGATGCCATGCTGTTCGGACGCGAGCCCGAGCGCCCCATGGACTACCGCGCGCAGCTTGAAGACCTGCGCTGGGCGGTGGACGAAGATGCGATGCAGAGCGACCCGAATCGCCTCATCACCTCGCGCAATCCGAGCCCCGATGCGCTGGTGCATTCGCTTGCCGATCGCATGGCGAATCTGAACGACGAAGTGCAGCGTTTGTTCGTGCTCGCGCGCGGCGAAGGCAAGCCCAATCTCGCGGCGGTGCGCACCAGTTGGCATTTGTTCGTGAGCCCGGTGGCTTGGTCGATCAAGCCGTTCTACACGCTGTGGAGCTGGGGTGCGCCAGCGCTTCGGCACGCCGTGCGCGCGGCGTTGGCCATCGGCACGGCGTATGTGATCTCACTGCTGCTGCCTTGGGGCACGCACGAGTACTGGATTTTTCTGACCATCGTCGTGGTGCTGCGCGGCTCGCTCGCGCAGACGCTGGAGCGTCGCAATCTGCGCGTGGGTGGAACCTTGCTGGGTTGCGTGCTCGCGCTGTCCATCCTGTCGCTGCATCCGGGCTATCTCGCGATGATTCTGTGCCTCACCGTTGCGCAGTCCGTCGCGCATGGATTGGCGCTGCGCATGTACCTCTACACGGCCGTCGCTGCGACCGTGCTCGGCCTGATCCAGTCGCACATGATCAGCGCTTCGTCGAGCACCGTGTTCGCGCTGTTCGAGCGCACGGTGGACACGCTGCTTGGCGCGGGCATCGCATGGCTGTTCTCGTACGTGCTGCCGTCATGGGAGCGCTCGCAGATTCCGAACCTCGTGCGCCGCGTCGTCAAATCGCAGATCGACCATGCCCGCACCGCGCTCGACCTGATCCAGCTCGACGCCGTGGACAACACCCCGGAACTCAAATGGCGTCTGGCCCGCAAGGACGCCTACGACAGCCTCACCGCGCTGGTGCTGGCGGCAGAGCGCTCGTTGAAAGAACCCCGCGCCGTGCGCCCACCGCTGCAACCGCTGGAGTTGCTGCAGGCCCACGCCTACCAGATGCTCGCGCAGCTCACCGCCGTCAAGACCTTGCTGCTCATGCGCCGCGGCAATCTGAATCGCGAACGGTTGGAGCAGCCCCTCACACGCGCCATGGAACGCATCACCAATCTGCTGAGCGGCAAGGAAGTCATCGTCGACACCATCGATGCCGACGAGCCCGCAGAGCCAGTGCGTGAGCCCACTTTCGCACCCGGCCCGGAGCATGTGCCGCAGGCGTGGGATGCTGACCTGATGCCGTGGTTCGAACGTCGGCTGGAGCAGGCGATTCTGCTCGCCGCGCAGATCAGGAAGGATGCGGATCAGTTGCTGGGCAAGTG